DNA sequence from the Calditrichota bacterium genome:
AGCGATTTACCATTTCACCAGCCTGGCGTAATTTTATTGCGGTTGGTATGATGGGTGCGCTGACAACTTTTTCAACTTTCTCATTTGAAACATTTATGCTTTTCCAGGAAAACCTTTATGGACAGGTTATTTTGAATATTGGTTTAAATGTTGTATTGACCATCGCTGCGGTTTGGGCCGGGATGTCATTGGCAAGAGTGGTTTAAATATTCTAAAATAAAAGCGTATTTTCTCTGAGATCTCTGCGCCTCTGTGGTGAAATTAGTTTATTTTTAAGAGGATTAATGGAACAAAAAAACGAAAAATTTATAGTGTATGGCCGGCAACCGGTAATTGAAGCTTTGCGATCTGATTATAGTGTTAATTCAATTTGGCTTGCGCGTGACCTGAAAGGTAAAGTGGTTGGTCAGATTGAGCGTGTGGCAAAAAGCAAAGAAGTAAGAGTCCGCAAGGTTGATAAAAATGAAATCCAAAAGCTGAGCGGCCCCGTGGTGCATCAGGGTGTTGCTGCAGAAATGAAACCGTTAACAATAAAATCTGAAAAGATATTGGATAGTTTCTTAAAAGAGGTTGAAAATCCATTTTTACTCATTCTGGATCAAGTGCAGGATCCGCATAATACAGGTGCAATTTTACGCACAGCAGAAATCAGCGGAGTAGATGCCATTATTCTGCCGGAAAAAGGCTCTGCCCAGCTAAATGCAACCGTAGCAAAAACATCGGCAGGGGCGTTGTTTCATTTAAACATTTTCCGTGTGCCATACCTGGAAAGTGTAATTGAGACTTTAAATGGAAATGGGGTTTTAACCGGCGCCTTAATGCCCGGCTCGGAAAACAGCATGTATCAAAAAGATTTTAAAAAACCGTTGGCTATAATTGTTGGCAGCGAAGGACCGGGTGTGCGCAAAAATATTGCCGCTTTGTGCAGCGATAGAATTACAATACCCCAGTTTGGCAAAATTGAATCGCTTAATGCATCGGTGGCAACTGCCGTGGTTTTGTATGAGGTCGTCCGGCAGCGGCAATTGTAATACATATCCTAAAGGGAAAATCATAAGTGAAAAGATTATGGGTAATTAAAAATACTCTACCTATTATTACAATTCTAATAGTCATAATACCAATAATTGCCTTGGATAATATTTATATGGAAAGTGAAGAGTTATCGACTAACTTGTCTTTAGTAAATGATAAATCGGATAAGTTCTTCAAGGATATCTTACCTTTATTTTCTGAAGCCTTAAAAGACTCAATTAAAATTAGCCCATATATGGGTTTGACAATTAGAAACTTAAAAAGTTTCTATAAAAAAGAGTATAATATTGAAATAGAGATATCTTCTTATAGGGCAGAGTTTAATAAAGATGAGCTAAAAAGTGTGGTTGATACAATTCTTAAAATAGTAGAATCAAAATATAAAAGAATATCATATTTGAGATTGAACTCTGTTGACTTTTCAATAAGGCATACGACAAATAAGAATACTGATATGTATTACTATAACTATTTTGCAGATAAAAAATTTTTTGAAATTAATTTTCATCGAAATTTTTAGAAATGGAAAAAACCAATATTAAATACACAATTAATATATTTTTAATTTGTATCTTTGTTTTAATGTTTGCCAGATTGTATATAGGGGCAATTTCATATCTTTTATCGCTTTCAACTATTTCATCAATTTTGCTTTTGATATTTACATATAACAGTTTATTTACCAGAAAAATTGATGATTACACCCTATACTATTTTAGCAAAAGATTGATACCCTTTTTTCTTTTAATATATGCTATAATCTTGAAATTCAATATAGACATAATTTCCAGTCATCATTTCGGTTACTTACCATCTTTATTGCTATTTTCGAATTTTTTATTCTATTCATTCTGGATGATTATACCTATTCAGTTATTATTGATTTTTTTTAATTTTATTGTTTTGTACAAAAAGAAAGTTTTGACTAAAAAGATTAGTTTAAAATTAATAACGCTTACAATAGTTTTATTCGATTTTGAATTATTGTTTTATTTTTTAAATGATAAGGTATTTATTACTTATTAAAACTAGATCACGAATTAGAAATGGCAAAAATATTTAGTCGTTACTTTTCATGAACTTTATTTTAAAAATTGTGTAAACAGGCACTTAAAAATCAATACCGAAATTCCGGAGAAATGAATGCAGCGTATTTTATGGGCAGATGATGAAATTGAAGTTTTACAGGCACACGTTCTTTTTTTACAAAGCAAAGGTTATGATGTTATCACTGTAACAAATGGTGATGATGCCGTGGCAAAAATTAACGAAGCGCCATACGACATCGTTTTGCTGGATGAAATGATGCCCGGTAAAGATGGATTAACCACGTTGAATGAAATCAAAGACAGCCATCCTCAGACGCCGGTTATAATGATCACCAAAAATGAAGAAGAAAGCCTGATGGAAGAAGCCATCGGGAAACGAATTGATGACTACCTGACCAAGCCGGTAAATCCCAGCCAGATTTTGATGGCCTGTAAAAAAATCCTGGATAAGAAAAATATAATCAGTGAAAAACGCAGCCAGGAATACGCCGTGGAGATTTCCAAATTATCCATCTCCTTGATGAACATGAACACACCCGATGACTGGATTGAACAGGCTGTAAAAATATTCCGTATGGATATGGAATTGGATGCTTCTACCGATAGCGATTTCCGGCAGATTTTATATGATCAACGCAAAGAGAGCAATAAGGAATTTTGCAAATTTGTTGAAAAAAATTATTCTGCATGGCTTGCCGATCGTGACAACAGCCCAACCCTTTGTACAGACATTGTTCCGAAATATGTGGTTCCAAATGTACAAAAAGATGAAAAAACCATTTTGGTTATTATAGATTGTATGCGTGTGGATCAATGGTTTATGCTTGAGCCATTTTTTTATGAGTGGTTCAATATTGAAAAAGAATATTATTATTCTGTTTTACCAACGGCAACTCCTTTTTCCCGAAACGCAATTTTTAGCGGACTTTTTCCAAGCGAGATTGAAAAACGTTATCCGCAATATTGGGCCTTAAATGATGACGAGGCCAGCCTGAATAAATACGAAAAAGAGCTTCTGGAATTACAGCTTAAACGTCACCATATTCCACCCGAAAAGGATGTTCGTTACGTAAAAGTTATGAATAACGACGATGCCCGCAGCCTGGAGAAAAATATCAATAATTATCTTTCTGCTGACGTGTTGGCAATTGTAATAAACTTTGTAGATATCCTGGCCCATAGTCGCTCCGATTTGCCAATCTTAAAAGAAATTGCACCAAATGAAGCAGCATACAGATCGCTTACAAGTTCCTGGTTTGAGCACTCACCATTTATGGCAATTTTTCGCAAGATTGCTGAGACTAAAGCCAAAACTTTTATAACAAGTGATCATGGAAGTGTACGTGGTTTGCATGGTACAAAAGTAATTGGGGATCGGGAGACATCTACAAGTTTGCGCTACAAATATGGGCGAAGTTTAAAGGTTGATAAAAAGCATGCGGCGATTGTAAAAGACCCCGAAGATTGGAAATTGCCAAGTAAGGGACTTAATACAAATTACATTATTGCCAAAGAGGATTACTATTTCGTCTATCCGAATAATTATCACAAGTTTATAAATCACTACAAAGATAGTTTCCAGCATGGTGGAATTTCGATGGAAGAAGTAATATTGCCACTGGTTAAACTGGAGGGGAAATAATCCTTTCAAGGCATATCTATCCACAAGCTCATAGGTACACACTCGTTACTGAAAAACATGGTCGATCATGCTGTAGAAAAACTATTTGCAATAGTGATTGTCATTCTGATCGAAATGAAGTGGAGAGAAGAATCTCCTCAAGGCAAATGGGGATTCTTCATTTCGCTGCGCTTCACTCTGAATGACAGGAGAGTGTTGTGCTAAACAAAAAATTTTT
Encoded proteins:
- the rlmB gene encoding 23S rRNA (guanosine(2251)-2'-O)-methyltransferase RlmB; the encoded protein is MEQKNEKFIVYGRQPVIEALRSDYSVNSIWLARDLKGKVVGQIERVAKSKEVRVRKVDKNEIQKLSGPVVHQGVAAEMKPLTIKSEKILDSFLKEVENPFLLILDQVQDPHNTGAILRTAEISGVDAIILPEKGSAQLNATVAKTSAGALFHLNIFRVPYLESVIETLNGNGVLTGALMPGSENSMYQKDFKKPLAIIVGSEGPGVRKNIAALCSDRITIPQFGKIESLNASVATAVVLYEVVRQRQL
- the crcB gene encoding fluoride efflux transporter CrcB is translated as MNILIIGLGGFIGAVMRYSISGWVHRFLGAGMPYGTLAVNVLGSFILGFFLLLAEERFTISPAWRNFIAVGMMGALTTFSTFSFETFMLFQENLYGQVILNIGLNVVLTIAAVWAGMSLARVV
- a CDS encoding response regulator; translation: MQRILWADDEIEVLQAHVLFLQSKGYDVITVTNGDDAVAKINEAPYDIVLLDEMMPGKDGLTTLNEIKDSHPQTPVIMITKNEEESLMEEAIGKRIDDYLTKPVNPSQILMACKKILDKKNIISEKRSQEYAVEISKLSISLMNMNTPDDWIEQAVKIFRMDMELDASTDSDFRQILYDQRKESNKEFCKFVEKNYSAWLADRDNSPTLCTDIVPKYVVPNVQKDEKTILVIIDCMRVDQWFMLEPFFYEWFNIEKEYYYSVLPTATPFSRNAIFSGLFPSEIEKRYPQYWALNDDEASLNKYEKELLELQLKRHHIPPEKDVRYVKVMNNDDARSLEKNINNYLSADVLAIVINFVDILAHSRSDLPILKEIAPNEAAYRSLTSSWFEHSPFMAIFRKIAETKAKTFITSDHGSVRGLHGTKVIGDRETSTSLRYKYGRSLKVDKKHAAIVKDPEDWKLPSKGLNTNYIIAKEDYYFVYPNNYHKFINHYKDSFQHGGISMEEVILPLVKLEGK